A genomic region of Brevibacillus sp. JNUCC-41 contains the following coding sequences:
- a CDS encoding XdhC family protein, whose protein sequence is MSRLQELKDVLENISSAWERHEKAAMVMQISVKGSAYRLPGAKMMMASDGRMFGTISGGCLESDLYGWAEKAMESNTCVIHQYDLSENEIWGLGIGCKGKLDIFILPIEPDDEFWMMTYQIVQKGQSFTMILDVSSGNGLIVDKYDNLIGNHGSVPSEVVEKARRVMDTQTRAELVNLEGKRYLIDAIKPSEQLIIAGAGMDAVPVVELAAKAGFSVTVLDSRKSFNNDRLFPLASNLQKCPDEIDPSEFTGSWWIVMNHIQSLDEKTLQVALKSAPRYIGVLGPISRTTEMLNTIGEDFNSGPIHSPIGLDIGAETMEEVALSIVSELMSVRNGRFPAPLHGKVKIHA, encoded by the coding sequence ATGTCAAGGTTACAAGAATTAAAAGACGTGCTGGAAAATATAAGTTCCGCATGGGAGCGGCACGAAAAAGCAGCAATGGTCATGCAGATAAGTGTCAAGGGTTCCGCATATAGACTTCCAGGCGCAAAAATGATGATGGCATCGGACGGCCGTATGTTTGGTACGATAAGTGGCGGATGTTTGGAAAGCGATTTATATGGCTGGGCGGAAAAAGCTATGGAATCCAACACTTGCGTTATACACCAATATGACTTGAGCGAGAATGAAATTTGGGGGTTGGGAATAGGTTGCAAAGGTAAATTGGATATATTTATCCTCCCAATTGAGCCAGATGACGAATTCTGGATGATGACATATCAAATTGTCCAAAAAGGTCAGAGTTTCACCATGATATTGGATGTATCCTCCGGTAATGGTTTAATCGTCGATAAATATGATAACCTCATTGGAAATCATGGAAGTGTGCCATCTGAAGTCGTTGAAAAAGCAAGGAGGGTAATGGATACACAAACTCGGGCAGAATTGGTGAATCTGGAGGGAAAACGATATCTAATTGATGCTATTAAGCCCAGTGAACAATTGATTATTGCCGGGGCTGGCATGGATGCTGTTCCAGTTGTCGAATTGGCAGCAAAAGCAGGCTTTTCCGTAACGGTATTGGATTCACGCAAGAGTTTCAATAATGATCGCTTGTTTCCATTGGCTTCGAATTTGCAAAAATGCCCAGATGAAATAGACCCTTCTGAATTTACTGGATCATGGTGGATAGTCATGAATCATATCCAGTCATTAGATGAGAAAACCCTACAAGTGGCATTGAAAAGTGCCCCACGATATATTGGGGTGCTTGGCCCAATATCCCGTACAACGGAAATGCTTAATACAATTGGAGAAGACTTCAACAGCGGTCCAATCCACTCACCAATTGGCCTGGATATCGGTGCTGAAACGATGGAAGAAGTTGCACTAAGTATTGTGTCGGAATTGATGTCTGTTAGAAATGGAAGATTTCCTGCACCCTTGCATGGCAAAGTGAAGATTCATGCCTAA
- a CDS encoding MFS transporter, translating to MNNLNPQMHDPSGKMTNTRWFFTAFPLLVLFTVSMMDKANINILLANKPFLTDLGIDGNLVKGTLSSIFLVTYAFGQLAWGFIVDKIGALRSGFIGIALWAFAMVLGGMADSISAILWSRAILGIGEGVLYPMALKLTSSWFPQNEQAKAQTTWYNGNAIGPVVGLPLIAIIASTYGWRESYFILAALSVVCLILFLIMTRDNPAKHYAVNSMELNYIQSNQKVGGTPTASKDNVKAVLASPMFWILTIVYSCISIAYYGISTFLPSYLTEEKGIAFVNSAVINAGGFALAIVVQVVAGFLSDRFMKRAIFVGGACGLIIIFMLFSLFTANSTVAAVLSILLIGLLFMPAALTMTMLHRVASPDVMGSISGVFGCVSYLIAALGPMVVGLFSQMSGSYNGGFIALLCFVALSLFLSVFLVRKGY from the coding sequence TTGAATAATTTAAATCCACAAATGCATGATCCATCGGGCAAAATGACGAATACCCGTTGGTTCTTCACGGCTTTTCCTTTGCTTGTTCTTTTCACTGTTTCCATGATGGATAAGGCAAATATTAATATTTTGCTTGCCAACAAGCCTTTTCTAACTGATTTAGGTATTGATGGTAATTTGGTGAAAGGAACACTTAGCAGCATATTTTTAGTGACTTATGCTTTTGGCCAATTGGCTTGGGGCTTTATCGTTGATAAGATAGGTGCACTGCGCAGCGGTTTCATCGGGATCGCTCTGTGGGCATTTGCGATGGTGTTAGGTGGAATGGCCGATTCCATCAGTGCGATTTTATGGTCCAGGGCCATATTGGGAATCGGTGAAGGAGTCCTGTATCCAATGGCATTGAAATTGACCTCAAGCTGGTTCCCGCAGAATGAACAAGCAAAGGCACAGACAACTTGGTATAACGGAAATGCGATAGGACCGGTTGTTGGGCTTCCGCTAATAGCAATCATAGCCTCCACATATGGCTGGCGGGAAAGCTACTTCATACTTGCGGCATTATCTGTCGTTTGTTTGATTTTATTCTTGATCATGACAAGAGATAATCCGGCTAAGCATTATGCGGTTAATTCAATGGAATTAAACTATATTCAAAGTAATCAAAAAGTGGGGGGGACTCCAACAGCAAGTAAAGATAATGTTAAAGCGGTTCTTGCGAGTCCGATGTTCTGGATCTTAACGATTGTTTATTCTTGCATTTCCATTGCCTATTATGGGATTTCGACCTTTTTACCAAGTTATTTGACAGAAGAAAAAGGGATTGCTTTTGTAAATTCCGCTGTTATAAATGCCGGTGGATTCGCATTAGCCATTGTTGTACAAGTGGTGGCTGGGTTTCTATCCGATCGATTCATGAAGAGGGCGATTTTTGTAGGCGGGGCATGTGGGCTTATCATCATTTTCATGCTTTTCTCCCTTTTCACTGCTAACAGCACAGTTGCTGCCGTCTTGAGCATTTTATTGATTGGTCTTTTGTTTATGCCAGCTGCGCTGACCATGACCATGCTTCACCGTGTCGCATCACCCGATGTAATGGGGAGCATCAGTGGGGTTTTCGGCTGTGTATCTTATTTAATTGCAGCTCTTGGACCCATGGTTGTCGGTTTATTCAGTCAAATGAGCGGTTCATATAATGGCGGGTTTATTGCCCTTTTATGTTTTGTAGCCCTCTCCCTTTTCTTGAGTGTTTTCTTAGTCAGAAAAGGATATTAG
- a CDS encoding xanthine dehydrogenase family protein molybdopterin-binding subunit translates to MTKYVGQSVKRREDYRLVTGTGQFVGDIRMANMVEAVFVRSTHAHATIKGIDISEAQALEGVHVILTGMDIDGIIKPLVQFESHCALPPNLEEAINPTIHYCYEDVLAKNKVMYVGQPIAVVVADNRYVAEDAADLIKVEYETLTVVVDPFKSLEKDAPLIQEHLQNNVQSDFHVTTGNAVQSLKDADQILKARIQTPRVSSNPLETRGVVSTYENRTDQFHIYSSTQLPFEIRTYIARSLDLVEQQIRVTAPDVGGGFGPKGGVHPEEILIPYLSKLLKRPVKWIEDRLEHMTSARHSRDQIHDVEVAFNQDGTILGIKDHFIIDSGAVNYFGLTCAYNSAYHLRGAYKIPNYDVTCQIVLTNKTPNVPFRGAGRPEVVFVMDRIIDMVARRLKKDPVEVMRKNMIQAEDMPYDQGILVKDGAKLIYDSGDYPAALDQGLKMIDYEGFREQQKELKKQGKLVGVGISTYVEGTGAGPFESAYVTIDGSGQVVAYLGSSPQGQGHETVFSQICADELMLSPNDITIRVGDTTNLAFGAGTYASRSAVNAGSAIQIASAKLRGKVLAVAAAMLEVESSDLQMENGKVFVKTNPEKCVTYKEIAKAARPGNRCRVPGGMEPGLQVTHYFVPPTVTFSSSVHIAMVEVDKETGLVELKGYSVVHDAGKVINPMIVDGQVQGGIAQGIGAALFEEVVYDEKGQLLTGSYMDYLLPTSMEIPTVEKSHQEFLSTRNPLGIKGVGEGGAISPPAAIANAVVDALDPLEITINQLPISPSKLRNWIKEAERKKFKIEIG, encoded by the coding sequence ATGACAAAATACGTTGGCCAAAGTGTTAAGCGGAGGGAAGATTATCGTTTGGTTACAGGTACAGGGCAATTCGTGGGAGATATCCGAATGGCAAATATGGTTGAAGCGGTCTTTGTCCGCAGCACACATGCACATGCCACAATCAAAGGGATTGATATCTCCGAAGCTCAGGCATTGGAAGGGGTGCATGTTATTCTCACCGGAATGGATATAGATGGAATCATAAAGCCTCTTGTCCAATTTGAATCACATTGTGCTTTGCCCCCGAATCTAGAGGAAGCGATCAATCCCACTATCCATTATTGTTATGAAGATGTCCTGGCAAAGAATAAGGTGATGTATGTAGGGCAACCCATTGCAGTCGTCGTTGCAGATAACAGGTATGTGGCCGAAGATGCAGCAGATTTAATAAAAGTGGAATATGAAACGCTAACAGTGGTTGTCGATCCATTCAAGTCATTGGAAAAAGACGCACCATTGATTCAAGAGCATTTACAGAATAACGTCCAGTCAGACTTCCATGTTACGACTGGAAATGCTGTACAGTCCCTTAAAGATGCAGATCAAATTCTCAAGGCAAGAATCCAAACGCCTAGAGTTTCTTCCAACCCGCTCGAAACGAGGGGGGTCGTTTCCACCTATGAAAACCGTACAGATCAATTTCATATTTATTCTTCCACTCAACTTCCTTTTGAGATTAGAACTTATATCGCTAGATCATTGGATTTGGTTGAACAGCAAATCAGGGTGACCGCACCTGACGTAGGTGGTGGTTTCGGACCAAAAGGTGGGGTTCACCCAGAAGAAATCTTAATTCCATATCTTTCGAAGTTATTGAAGAGACCTGTCAAGTGGATTGAAGATCGTCTAGAACATATGACAAGTGCACGCCATTCACGGGATCAAATCCATGATGTGGAGGTTGCTTTTAACCAGGATGGCACTATTTTGGGAATTAAAGATCACTTCATTATAGATAGTGGTGCTGTAAATTATTTTGGATTAACATGTGCCTACAATAGTGCCTACCATTTAAGGGGAGCATATAAGATTCCAAACTATGATGTTACTTGCCAGATTGTCTTAACGAATAAAACACCGAATGTTCCCTTTCGGGGAGCAGGAAGACCAGAGGTCGTTTTCGTAATGGATCGAATTATCGATATGGTCGCTAGAAGGTTGAAAAAAGATCCAGTGGAAGTAATGCGAAAGAACATGATTCAAGCGGAGGATATGCCTTATGACCAAGGGATTTTGGTTAAAGATGGTGCGAAGCTGATTTATGATAGCGGGGATTATCCCGCTGCATTGGATCAAGGTTTGAAAATGATTGATTATGAAGGATTTAGAGAGCAGCAAAAAGAGTTGAAGAAGCAAGGAAAGCTAGTCGGAGTCGGCATTTCCACATATGTAGAAGGAACAGGTGCTGGTCCATTCGAAAGTGCCTATGTCACGATTGATGGAAGCGGTCAGGTCGTGGCATACCTTGGATCTTCTCCGCAGGGGCAGGGTCACGAAACGGTATTCTCCCAAATCTGTGCGGATGAATTAATGCTTAGTCCAAATGATATTACAATAAGGGTCGGGGATACAACGAACTTGGCCTTTGGGGCCGGAACATATGCAAGCCGGAGTGCAGTGAATGCTGGATCGGCCATTCAAATTGCTTCAGCGAAATTAAGGGGAAAAGTATTGGCCGTCGCAGCTGCCATGCTTGAAGTTGAATCCTCGGATTTACAAATGGAAAATGGCAAAGTCTTTGTTAAGACCAATCCTGAAAAATGTGTGACCTATAAGGAAATTGCTAAAGCGGCACGTCCAGGAAACAGATGCAGGGTACCTGGTGGAATGGAGCCAGGCCTGCAAGTCACACATTACTTCGTTCCGCCCACTGTTACTTTTTCATCGTCCGTCCATATAGCCATGGTGGAAGTGGATAAGGAAACAGGTTTAGTCGAGTTGAAAGGTTATAGTGTGGTACATGACGCAGGAAAGGTCATCAATCCAATGATCGTGGATGGTCAAGTGCAGGGTGGCATAGCCCAGGGAATTGGGGCAGCTCTTTTTGAAGAAGTCGTTTACGATGAGAAAGGCCAACTTTTGACCGGATCTTATATGGATTATTTATTGCCGACATCCATGGAAATCCCGACTGTAGAAAAGTCCCATCAAGAATTCCTCTCTACCAGAAATCCACTTGGCATCAAGGGAGTAGGTGAAGGTGGAGCCATTTCCCCGCCTGCAGCCATTGCGAATGCGGTTGTTGATGCGCTCGATCCATTAGAAATCACGATCAATCAATTGCCCATTAGTCCAAGCAAACTCCGTAATTGGATTAAGGAAGCGGAAAGGAAAAAGTTCAAAATCGAAATAGGTTAA
- a CDS encoding D-cysteine desulfhydrase codes for MNLAQFPRKRYTPTYTPIERLDHFSEVLGGPSIYVKRDDMLGLTAGGNKTRKLEFLVADALEKGADTLITCGGIQSNHCRLTLAAAVKEKMKCILVLEEGLANSEPDFNGNYFLYHLLGAEQIKVVPNGADLMQEMQKIAKEVTENGHSPYIIPVGGSNVIGATGYVACAQEILAQSFDQGIDLKAVVCVSGSGGMHAGLAAGFHGNQSGISVIGINVSRGKAEQEEKVHQLVKETLAHIGIPHSIPREEITCFDEYVGPGYALPTPEMVEAVKLMARTEGILLDPVYTGKAAAGLIDLIQKGTFKPEDNILFVHSGGASSLYANTSLFNG; via the coding sequence ATGAATTTAGCGCAATTTCCCAGAAAACGATATACACCAACATATACACCGATTGAAAGATTAGATCATTTTTCTGAAGTTCTTGGGGGCCCATCCATTTATGTTAAACGAGATGATATGCTTGGTTTGACGGCTGGGGGAAATAAAACAAGAAAACTGGAATTCCTTGTTGCCGATGCATTGGAAAAAGGAGCTGATACGTTGATTACATGTGGAGGCATTCAATCCAATCATTGCCGCTTGACACTAGCTGCTGCCGTTAAAGAGAAAATGAAATGTATTCTTGTGTTGGAAGAAGGTCTTGCAAATTCTGAACCAGATTTTAACGGTAACTATTTTCTCTATCATTTATTGGGCGCTGAACAAATCAAAGTAGTGCCTAATGGAGCGGACTTAATGCAGGAAATGCAGAAAATAGCTAAAGAGGTAACAGAGAATGGACATAGCCCGTACATCATTCCGGTTGGGGGATCGAATGTCATTGGTGCAACGGGATATGTGGCTTGCGCACAGGAGATCTTGGCACAGTCCTTTGACCAAGGGATTGATTTGAAAGCAGTTGTTTGTGTAAGCGGCAGCGGAGGAATGCATGCTGGTTTGGCCGCAGGATTTCATGGAAATCAAAGTGGAATATCAGTAATTGGGATAAACGTAAGCAGAGGAAAAGCTGAACAAGAAGAGAAAGTTCATCAGCTAGTTAAAGAAACGTTAGCACACATCGGGATTCCACATTCAATTCCTCGTGAGGAGATTACGTGTTTTGATGAGTATGTCGGACCGGGTTATGCTTTGCCTACACCTGAAATGGTGGAAGCAGTCAAGCTAATGGCAAGAACGGAAGGGATTTTGCTGGATCCGGTATATACGGGTAAAGCGGCAGCGGGACTCATCGATTTAATACAAAAAGGCACCTTTAAGCCTGAGGATAACATTCTATTTGTTCACTCTGGTGGAGCTTCATCGTTATACGCCAATACTTCTCTCTTTAATGGATAA
- a CDS encoding GntR family transcriptional regulator, with the protein METNHYQYITEQIEHYSSKPLREAIFFVIKNAIIEGIFLPGDRLTEDDIAQQFNCSRTPVREALRKLEQENLLQVKPGIGMVISNVDIELLHQELEIRKMLENYSIQKACEGITEEELKKLEWATDKLQQAINSNDRIAASRANIEFHRLLYSYSRNTFLQKTTDSLWLSFRISFLSARNEDVTMVDKSWYEERNNEHLQLIHAIRDKDVEKAIKVNTIHIQKNYDYYLDYIKHVSE; encoded by the coding sequence ATGGAAACTAATCACTATCAATATATTACAGAACAAATAGAACATTATTCTTCTAAGCCCTTAAGGGAAGCTATATTTTTTGTTATAAAAAATGCGATCATTGAAGGGATTTTTTTGCCTGGAGACCGTTTAACGGAAGATGATATCGCTCAACAATTCAATTGTAGCCGTACACCGGTTCGTGAAGCTTTGAGGAAATTGGAACAGGAAAATTTGCTTCAGGTGAAACCTGGTATAGGGATGGTCATATCCAATGTGGATATTGAACTTTTACACCAGGAATTGGAAATCAGGAAAATGCTCGAAAACTATTCGATACAAAAAGCTTGTGAAGGAATTACGGAAGAGGAATTAAAAAAACTGGAATGGGCAACGGATAAACTGCAACAAGCAATTAATAGTAATGACCGAATAGCGGCAAGTCGAGCAAACATTGAATTTCACCGCTTATTATATTCCTACTCGAGAAATACCTTTCTCCAAAAAACTACAGATTCGTTATGGCTATCTTTTCGAATTTCCTTTTTATCGGCCCGTAATGAAGATGTTACAATGGTTGATAAATCTTGGTATGAGGAACGAAACAATGAGCACCTACAGCTAATCCATGCCATTCGTGACAAAGATGTAGAAAAAGCAATAAAGGTGAATACGATCCATATCCAAAAAAACTATGATTATTATCTTGATTACATAAAACATGTATCCGAATAA
- a CDS encoding DinB family protein, whose product MYITVLDFIKEWNKEAILTQNVLDGLTDDSLDQQVYPEGRTLGRIAWHFTTNIPDYLAHFGLKIDRIESSENVPSSAREIAITFKNVSSHAAKIIEQQWTDESLEQIQEAFGRQETNASILMGLIKHIVHHRGQVTVLMRQAGIKPSGVYGPPKEDWIHLGVQNPPL is encoded by the coding sequence ATGTATATTACCGTTTTGGATTTTATTAAAGAATGGAATAAAGAAGCCATACTTACTCAAAATGTTTTGGATGGTTTGACCGATGATTCATTAGATCAACAAGTTTATCCTGAAGGTCGCACTTTAGGAAGAATTGCATGGCATTTCACCACGAACATTCCAGATTATCTAGCCCATTTCGGGTTAAAGATAGACAGGATAGAAAGTTCGGAAAACGTTCCATCTTCAGCCCGGGAAATTGCTATCACTTTTAAAAATGTCAGTTCTCACGCAGCAAAAATCATTGAACAGCAATGGACAGACGAATCCCTGGAACAAATACAAGAAGCGTTTGGAAGACAGGAAACAAATGCTTCCATTCTTATGGGGCTAATCAAGCATATTGTTCATCATCGCGGACAAGTTACGGTTCTGATGCGTCAAGCAGGAATAAAACCTTCTGGGGTTTATGGGCCGCCAAAAGAAGATTGGATTCATCTAGGTGTGCAAAATCCACCACTTTAA
- a CDS encoding nucleotidyltransferase family protein, with protein MPKIGAIILAAGMSIRMGEPKLLLLLRGQPLFRHAIDSILGSPVQPIYLVAGKYIEEIRQHSEDYPEMKIIHNPNYADGMSTSLKLGVQSIKENVDAVMIFLADQPLISRVIIQSLIDKYIQCKDEGVRIVRPKYKGEVGHPILVDAVLLNEFHSINGDQGGKSIIKKYEAVTETVSFDNSMWGFDIDTPEDFQKVKLHLYS; from the coding sequence ATGCCTAAAATAGGCGCAATCATACTTGCGGCAGGCATGTCGATTCGAATGGGTGAACCTAAACTGTTACTTCTATTGCGGGGACAACCTCTATTTCGTCATGCCATTGATTCTATCCTTGGCAGCCCCGTGCAGCCCATTTATTTGGTTGCCGGTAAATATATAGAAGAAATCCGTCAACATAGTGAAGACTATCCAGAAATGAAGATTATTCATAATCCGAATTATGCAGATGGAATGTCCACTTCTTTAAAACTAGGAGTTCAATCCATCAAAGAAAATGTGGATGCAGTCATGATCTTCCTTGCGGATCAGCCCCTTATTTCCCGTGTCATCATACAATCTTTAATAGATAAATATATTCAGTGTAAAGATGAAGGAGTACGGATCGTCCGGCCAAAATATAAAGGGGAAGTAGGACATCCGATACTAGTGGATGCAGTATTACTCAATGAATTCCATTCAATAAATGGTGATCAAGGTGGTAAAAGCATCATCAAAAAATATGAGGCGGTGACAGAGACCGTTTCTTTTGACAATTCGATGTGGGGATTTGACATTGACACGCCTGAAGACTTCCAAAAAGTGAAATTGCATTTGTATTCATAA